A single region of the Lotus japonicus ecotype B-129 chromosome 4, LjGifu_v1.2 genome encodes:
- the LOC130713858 gene encoding transcription initiation factor IIF subunit alpha-like isoform X2 — translation MSMDLLLKPSCSGCGSTTDLYGSNCKHMTLCLTCGKTMAEKKAKCIDCGATLTRLIREYNVRASSGSDKNYFIGRFITGLPDFSKKKSAENKWCLQKDGLQTRQVTDALREKYKNKPWLLEDETGQSQYQGHLEGAQSATYYLLMMERKEFVAIPAGSWYNFNKVAQYKQLTLEEAEEKMKNRKKHADGYERWMMKAANNGAAAFGVKVEDKEISVYGGKGRKKTSEDDEGHVSDIGEEDEEEEAGRKTRLGLNKGGDDDDEEGPRGGDSDVDDDDDIEKGDDWEHEDIFTDDDEAVGNNPEEREDLAPEVPAPPEIKQDEEEEEGEDNEEGGGLSKSGKELKKLLGRSSGLNESDAEDDDDDEEMDDEVGVPLVSASKQKDALKEEPADNSPLKPGATTSKSSKGKRKINEEAKTSNGAPPKKEPKLSVKDENGSAVKSNAPPKGVPPAPSSKAGSSTTASGPVSEEEIRAVLMQNTPVTTQDLVAKFKARLRSPEDKKAFADILKRISKIQKTTSGASYVILRDRSALIHPSLHRQTRRSAFEPRPSSLSVMSKAEDL, via the exons ATGTCGATGGACCTGTTGCTGAAGCCTTCTTGTAGCGGTTGTGGATCAACCACCGATCTCTATGGAAGCAATTGCAAGCACATGACTCTCTGCTTGACCTGCGGCAAAACCATGGCGGAGAAGAAAGCCAAATGCATTGATTGTGGCGCAACCCTCACTCGCTTGATTAGG GAATACAATGTTCGTGCAAGTTCTGGCAGTGACAAAAACTACTTCATTGGACGATTCATAACCGGGTTGCCTGATTTTTCCAAGAAGAAAAGTGCTGAAAACAAGTGGTGCCTTCAGAAGGATGGACTGCAAACCCGCCAAGTTACCGATGCTTTGCGG GAGAAGTACAAGAACAAGCCGTGGCTCTTAGAGGACGAAACTGGTCAGTCCCAATACCAAGGTCACCTTGAAGGGGCACAGTCAGCTACATATTATCTGCTTATGATGGAAAGGAAGGAGTTTGTTGCCATTCCTGCTGGTTCTTG gTACAACTTTAACAAGGTTGCTCAATATAAACAATTGACATTAGAGGAAGcagaagagaaaatgaagaacagaaagaaaCACGCGGACGGGTATGAAAGATGGATGATGAAGGCTGCAAATAATGGGGCTGCCGCATTTGGTGTGAAGGTTGAAGACAAGGAGATCAGTGTGTACGGAGGGAAAGGCCGTAAAAAAActagtgaagatgatgaaggtcATGTCTCAGATATTGGagaggaggatgaagaagaggaggcaggaAGAAAGACTAGACTTGGACTTAATAAAGGAGGtgacgatgatgatgaagagggtCCAAGGGGGGGAGACAGTGAtgtagatgatgatgatgatattgaGAAGG GCGATGACTGGGAGCATGAAGATATTTTCACTGATGATGATGAAGCTGTTGGCAATAATCCCGAGGAAAGGGAAGATTTGGCTCCTGAAGTTCCTGCTCCTCCTGAAATCAAGCAG gatgaggaggaggaggagggtgaAGATAATGAGGAAGGGGGAGGTTTGAGTAAATCTGGGAAAGAGCTGAAGAAGCTACTTGGACGTTCTAGTGGTCTAAATGAATCTGATGCTGAGGATGATGACGATGATGAAGAg ATGGATGATGAGGTTGGCGTTCCTCTTGTGAGTGCTTCAAAGCAGAAGGATGCACTTAAGGAAGAACCTGCTGACAATAGCCCTTTAAAACCTGGAGCTACTACTTCAAAGTCTTCAAAagggaagagaaaaataaatgaggAAGCAAAAACATCTAATGGTGCACCACCAAAGAAG GAACCGAAATTATCTGTCAAAGATGAAAATGGGTCTGCAGTTAAAAGTAatgctcctccaaaaggtgtaCCGCCTGCACCATCATCAAAAGCAGGGTCTTCCACCACTGCTTCTGGACCTGTGAGCGAGGAAGAAATCAGGGCTGTTTTAATGCAAAACACTCCAGTGACAACACAGGATCTTGTTGCTAAATTTAAAGCAAGACTAAGATCACCAGAG GATAAAAAGGCTTTTGCTGATATCCTGAAGAGAATCTCCAAGATACAGAAGACTACCAGTGGCGCCAGTTATGTTATTTTGAGAGATAG GAGTGCACTGATTCATCCCTCTTTACACAGGCAAACGAGGAGATCAGCGTTCGAGCCTAGGCCTAGCAGTCTCTCAGTCATGTCCAAAGCAGAAGATCTATAA
- the LOC130713859 gene encoding uncharacterized protein LOC130713859 isoform X2, with amino-acid sequence MGANLCTLCHIIPCQKSKSSRTRKGSPSKEEGIQDNCGEIENTRRLSKILKRKIDMETPEKTILMPRNLTLHDWIVASPSLKPEYLMRGELCGNSMKKVHPCSGQFLGSLLSETKDSLCLDRPINHDEESEDMSNCSLICKSLSGKSQKSEQKKPYKGESESEGSFFSPMGPNCRENSFESSAEEPAFRLAVHILPHVFVSSKV; translated from the exons ATGGGTGCTAACCTCTGCACTCTGTGCCACATAATACCATGCCAAAAATCTAAATCATCTAGAACAAGAAAAGGGTCACCTTCGAAGGAGGAGGGAATTCAAGACAACTGTGGGGAGATAGAGAACACAAGAAGGTTGAGCAAGATTCTCAAAAGAAAGATAGACATGGAGACACCAGAGAAGACGATTCTCATGCCTAGGAATTTAACTCTACATGATTGGATAGTAGCCTCTCCTAGCTTGAAGCCAGAGTACCTCATGAGAGGTGAACTCTGTGGGAACTCCATGAAAAAGGTTCACCCTTGTTCAG GTCAATTCCTTGGATCTTTGTTAAGTGAAACCAAAGACAGTTTATGTTTAGACAGACCCATTAACCACGATGAAGAATCTGAAGATATGTCAAATTGTTCCTTGATTTGCAAAAGCTTAAGTGGGAAATCTCAAAAGAGT GAACAGAAGAAGCCTTATAAGGGTGAAAGTGAAAGTGAAGGCTCATTTTTCTCCCCAATGGGACCTAACTGCAGAGAAAATTCCTTTGAATCTTCTGCAGAGGAACCTGCTTTCAGGCTTGCAGTGCATATTCTTCCTCATGTATTTGTCTCTTCCAAAGTTTGA
- the LOC130713858 gene encoding transcription initiation factor IIF subunit alpha-like isoform X1, with amino-acid sequence MSMDLLLKPSCSGCGSTTDLYGSNCKHMTLCLTCGKTMAEKKAKCIDCGATLTRLIREYNVRASSGSDKNYFIGRFITGLPDFSKKKSAENKWCLQKDGLQTRQVTDALREKYKNKPWLLEDETGQSQYQGHLEGAQSATYYLLMMERKEFVAIPAGSWYNFNKVAQYKQLTLEEAEEKMKNRKKHADGYERWMMKAANNGAAAFGVKVEDKEISVYGGKGRKKTSEDDEGHVSDIGEEDEEEEAGRKTRLGLNKGGDDDDEEGPRGGDSDVDDDDDIEKGDDWEHEDIFTDDDEAVGNNPEEREDLAPEVPAPPEIKQDEEEEEGEDNEEGGGLSKSGKELKKLLGRSSGLNESDAEDDDDDEEMDDEVGVPLVSASKQKDALKEEPADNSPLKPGATTSKSSKGKRKINEEAKTSNGAPPKKVKTENEPKLSVKDENGSAVKSNAPPKGVPPAPSSKAGSSTTASGPVSEEEIRAVLMQNTPVTTQDLVAKFKARLRSPEDKKAFADILKRISKIQKTTSGASYVILRDRSALIHPSLHRQTRRSAFEPRPSSLSVMSKAEDL; translated from the exons ATGTCGATGGACCTGTTGCTGAAGCCTTCTTGTAGCGGTTGTGGATCAACCACCGATCTCTATGGAAGCAATTGCAAGCACATGACTCTCTGCTTGACCTGCGGCAAAACCATGGCGGAGAAGAAAGCCAAATGCATTGATTGTGGCGCAACCCTCACTCGCTTGATTAGG GAATACAATGTTCGTGCAAGTTCTGGCAGTGACAAAAACTACTTCATTGGACGATTCATAACCGGGTTGCCTGATTTTTCCAAGAAGAAAAGTGCTGAAAACAAGTGGTGCCTTCAGAAGGATGGACTGCAAACCCGCCAAGTTACCGATGCTTTGCGG GAGAAGTACAAGAACAAGCCGTGGCTCTTAGAGGACGAAACTGGTCAGTCCCAATACCAAGGTCACCTTGAAGGGGCACAGTCAGCTACATATTATCTGCTTATGATGGAAAGGAAGGAGTTTGTTGCCATTCCTGCTGGTTCTTG gTACAACTTTAACAAGGTTGCTCAATATAAACAATTGACATTAGAGGAAGcagaagagaaaatgaagaacagaaagaaaCACGCGGACGGGTATGAAAGATGGATGATGAAGGCTGCAAATAATGGGGCTGCCGCATTTGGTGTGAAGGTTGAAGACAAGGAGATCAGTGTGTACGGAGGGAAAGGCCGTAAAAAAActagtgaagatgatgaaggtcATGTCTCAGATATTGGagaggaggatgaagaagaggaggcaggaAGAAAGACTAGACTTGGACTTAATAAAGGAGGtgacgatgatgatgaagagggtCCAAGGGGGGGAGACAGTGAtgtagatgatgatgatgatattgaGAAGG GCGATGACTGGGAGCATGAAGATATTTTCACTGATGATGATGAAGCTGTTGGCAATAATCCCGAGGAAAGGGAAGATTTGGCTCCTGAAGTTCCTGCTCCTCCTGAAATCAAGCAG gatgaggaggaggaggagggtgaAGATAATGAGGAAGGGGGAGGTTTGAGTAAATCTGGGAAAGAGCTGAAGAAGCTACTTGGACGTTCTAGTGGTCTAAATGAATCTGATGCTGAGGATGATGACGATGATGAAGAg ATGGATGATGAGGTTGGCGTTCCTCTTGTGAGTGCTTCAAAGCAGAAGGATGCACTTAAGGAAGAACCTGCTGACAATAGCCCTTTAAAACCTGGAGCTACTACTTCAAAGTCTTCAAAagggaagagaaaaataaatgaggAAGCAAAAACATCTAATGGTGCACCACCAAAGAAGGTGAAAACAGAAAAT GAACCGAAATTATCTGTCAAAGATGAAAATGGGTCTGCAGTTAAAAGTAatgctcctccaaaaggtgtaCCGCCTGCACCATCATCAAAAGCAGGGTCTTCCACCACTGCTTCTGGACCTGTGAGCGAGGAAGAAATCAGGGCTGTTTTAATGCAAAACACTCCAGTGACAACACAGGATCTTGTTGCTAAATTTAAAGCAAGACTAAGATCACCAGAG GATAAAAAGGCTTTTGCTGATATCCTGAAGAGAATCTCCAAGATACAGAAGACTACCAGTGGCGCCAGTTATGTTATTTTGAGAGATAG GAGTGCACTGATTCATCCCTCTTTACACAGGCAAACGAGGAGATCAGCGTTCGAGCCTAGGCCTAGCAGTCTCTCAGTCATGTCCAAAGCAGAAGATCTATAA
- the LOC130713858 gene encoding transcription initiation factor IIF subunit alpha-like isoform X3, translating into MSMDLLLKPSCSGCGSTTDLYGSNCKHMTLCLTCGKTMAEKKAKCIDCGATLTRLIREYNVRASSGSDKNYFIGRFITGLPDFSKKKSAENKWCLQKDGLQTRQVTDALREKYKNKPWLLEDETGQSQYQGHLEGAQSATYYLLMMERKEFVAIPAGSWYNFNKVAQYKQLTLEEAEEKMKNRKKHADGYERWMMKAANNGAAAFGVKVEDKEISVYGGKGRKKTSEDDEGHVSDIGEEDEEEEAGRKTRLGLNKGGDDDDEEGPRGGDSDVDDDDDIEKGDDWEHEDIFTDDDEAVGNNPEEREDLAPEVPAPPEIKQDEEEEEGEDNEEGGGLSKSGKELKKLLGRSSGLNESDAEDDDDDEEMDDEVGVPLVSASKQKDALKEEPADNSPLKPGATTSKSSKGKRKINEEAKTSNGAPPKKVKTENEPKLSVKDENGSAVKSNAPPKGVPPAPSSKAGSSTTASGPVSEEEIRAVLMQNTPVTTQDLVAKFKARLRSPEDKKAFADILKRISKIQKTTSGASYVILRDRQTRRSAFEPRPSSLSVMSKAEDL; encoded by the exons ATGTCGATGGACCTGTTGCTGAAGCCTTCTTGTAGCGGTTGTGGATCAACCACCGATCTCTATGGAAGCAATTGCAAGCACATGACTCTCTGCTTGACCTGCGGCAAAACCATGGCGGAGAAGAAAGCCAAATGCATTGATTGTGGCGCAACCCTCACTCGCTTGATTAGG GAATACAATGTTCGTGCAAGTTCTGGCAGTGACAAAAACTACTTCATTGGACGATTCATAACCGGGTTGCCTGATTTTTCCAAGAAGAAAAGTGCTGAAAACAAGTGGTGCCTTCAGAAGGATGGACTGCAAACCCGCCAAGTTACCGATGCTTTGCGG GAGAAGTACAAGAACAAGCCGTGGCTCTTAGAGGACGAAACTGGTCAGTCCCAATACCAAGGTCACCTTGAAGGGGCACAGTCAGCTACATATTATCTGCTTATGATGGAAAGGAAGGAGTTTGTTGCCATTCCTGCTGGTTCTTG gTACAACTTTAACAAGGTTGCTCAATATAAACAATTGACATTAGAGGAAGcagaagagaaaatgaagaacagaaagaaaCACGCGGACGGGTATGAAAGATGGATGATGAAGGCTGCAAATAATGGGGCTGCCGCATTTGGTGTGAAGGTTGAAGACAAGGAGATCAGTGTGTACGGAGGGAAAGGCCGTAAAAAAActagtgaagatgatgaaggtcATGTCTCAGATATTGGagaggaggatgaagaagaggaggcaggaAGAAAGACTAGACTTGGACTTAATAAAGGAGGtgacgatgatgatgaagagggtCCAAGGGGGGGAGACAGTGAtgtagatgatgatgatgatattgaGAAGG GCGATGACTGGGAGCATGAAGATATTTTCACTGATGATGATGAAGCTGTTGGCAATAATCCCGAGGAAAGGGAAGATTTGGCTCCTGAAGTTCCTGCTCCTCCTGAAATCAAGCAG gatgaggaggaggaggagggtgaAGATAATGAGGAAGGGGGAGGTTTGAGTAAATCTGGGAAAGAGCTGAAGAAGCTACTTGGACGTTCTAGTGGTCTAAATGAATCTGATGCTGAGGATGATGACGATGATGAAGAg ATGGATGATGAGGTTGGCGTTCCTCTTGTGAGTGCTTCAAAGCAGAAGGATGCACTTAAGGAAGAACCTGCTGACAATAGCCCTTTAAAACCTGGAGCTACTACTTCAAAGTCTTCAAAagggaagagaaaaataaatgaggAAGCAAAAACATCTAATGGTGCACCACCAAAGAAGGTGAAAACAGAAAAT GAACCGAAATTATCTGTCAAAGATGAAAATGGGTCTGCAGTTAAAAGTAatgctcctccaaaaggtgtaCCGCCTGCACCATCATCAAAAGCAGGGTCTTCCACCACTGCTTCTGGACCTGTGAGCGAGGAAGAAATCAGGGCTGTTTTAATGCAAAACACTCCAGTGACAACACAGGATCTTGTTGCTAAATTTAAAGCAAGACTAAGATCACCAGAG GATAAAAAGGCTTTTGCTGATATCCTGAAGAGAATCTCCAAGATACAGAAGACTACCAGTGGCGCCAGTTATGTTATTTTGAGAGATAG GCAAACGAGGAGATCAGCGTTCGAGCCTAGGCCTAGCAGTCTCTCAGTCATGTCCAAAGCAGAAGATCTATAA
- the LOC130713859 gene encoding uncharacterized protein LOC130713859 isoform X1 encodes MGANLCTLCHIIPCQKSKSSRTRKGSPSKEEGIQDNCGEIENTRRLSKILKRKIDMETPEKTILMPRNLTLHDWIVASPSLKPEYLMRGELCGNSMKKVHPCSGQFLGSLLSETKDSLCLDRPINHDEESEDMSNCSLICKSLSGKSQKSVRFKLPHTVKYYTPERTYCKKAYLCSSQEQKKPYKGESESEGSFFSPMGPNCRENSFESSAEEPAFRLAVHILPHVFVSSKV; translated from the exons ATGGGTGCTAACCTCTGCACTCTGTGCCACATAATACCATGCCAAAAATCTAAATCATCTAGAACAAGAAAAGGGTCACCTTCGAAGGAGGAGGGAATTCAAGACAACTGTGGGGAGATAGAGAACACAAGAAGGTTGAGCAAGATTCTCAAAAGAAAGATAGACATGGAGACACCAGAGAAGACGATTCTCATGCCTAGGAATTTAACTCTACATGATTGGATAGTAGCCTCTCCTAGCTTGAAGCCAGAGTACCTCATGAGAGGTGAACTCTGTGGGAACTCCATGAAAAAGGTTCACCCTTGTTCAG GTCAATTCCTTGGATCTTTGTTAAGTGAAACCAAAGACAGTTTATGTTTAGACAGACCCATTAACCACGATGAAGAATCTGAAGATATGTCAAATTGTTCCTTGATTTGCAAAAGCTTAAGTGGGAAATCTCAAAAGAGTGTAAGATTCAAACTTCCTCACACTGTTAAATATTACACACCAGAGAGGACTTATTGCAAAAAAGCCTATTTGTGCTCATCACAGGAACAGAAGAAGCCTTATAAGGGTGAAAGTGAAAGTGAAGGCTCATTTTTCTCCCCAATGGGACCTAACTGCAGAGAAAATTCCTTTGAATCTTCTGCAGAGGAACCTGCTTTCAGGCTTGCAGTGCATATTCTTCCTCATGTATTTGTCTCTTCCAAAGTTTGA
- the LOC130713858 gene encoding transcription initiation factor IIF subunit alpha-like isoform X4: protein MSMDLLLKPSCSGCGSTTDLYGSNCKHMTLCLTCGKTMAEKKAKCIDCGATLTRLIREYNVRASSGSDKNYFIGRFITGLPDFSKKKSAENKWCLQKDGLQTRQVTDALREKYKNKPWLLEDETGQSQYQGHLEGAQSATYYLLMMERKEFVAIPAGSWYNFNKVAQYKQLTLEEAEEKMKNRKKHADGYERWMMKAANNGAAAFGVKVEDKEISVYGGKGRKKTSEDDEGHVSDIGEEDEEEEAGRKTRLGLNKGGDDDDEEGPRGGDSDVDDDDDIEKGDDWEHEDIFTDDDEAVGNNPEEREDLAPEVPAPPEIKQDEEEEEGEDNEEGGGLSKSGKELKKLLGRSSGLNESDAEDDDDDEEMDDEVGVPLVSASKQKDALKEEPADNSPLKPGATTSKSSKGKRKINEEAKTSNGAPPKKVKTENEPKLSVKDENGSAVKSNAPPKGVPPAPSSKAGSSTTASGPVSEEEIRAVLMQNTPVTTQDLVAKFKARLRSPEDKKAFADILKRISKIQKTTSGASYVILRDR, encoded by the exons ATGTCGATGGACCTGTTGCTGAAGCCTTCTTGTAGCGGTTGTGGATCAACCACCGATCTCTATGGAAGCAATTGCAAGCACATGACTCTCTGCTTGACCTGCGGCAAAACCATGGCGGAGAAGAAAGCCAAATGCATTGATTGTGGCGCAACCCTCACTCGCTTGATTAGG GAATACAATGTTCGTGCAAGTTCTGGCAGTGACAAAAACTACTTCATTGGACGATTCATAACCGGGTTGCCTGATTTTTCCAAGAAGAAAAGTGCTGAAAACAAGTGGTGCCTTCAGAAGGATGGACTGCAAACCCGCCAAGTTACCGATGCTTTGCGG GAGAAGTACAAGAACAAGCCGTGGCTCTTAGAGGACGAAACTGGTCAGTCCCAATACCAAGGTCACCTTGAAGGGGCACAGTCAGCTACATATTATCTGCTTATGATGGAAAGGAAGGAGTTTGTTGCCATTCCTGCTGGTTCTTG gTACAACTTTAACAAGGTTGCTCAATATAAACAATTGACATTAGAGGAAGcagaagagaaaatgaagaacagaaagaaaCACGCGGACGGGTATGAAAGATGGATGATGAAGGCTGCAAATAATGGGGCTGCCGCATTTGGTGTGAAGGTTGAAGACAAGGAGATCAGTGTGTACGGAGGGAAAGGCCGTAAAAAAActagtgaagatgatgaaggtcATGTCTCAGATATTGGagaggaggatgaagaagaggaggcaggaAGAAAGACTAGACTTGGACTTAATAAAGGAGGtgacgatgatgatgaagagggtCCAAGGGGGGGAGACAGTGAtgtagatgatgatgatgatattgaGAAGG GCGATGACTGGGAGCATGAAGATATTTTCACTGATGATGATGAAGCTGTTGGCAATAATCCCGAGGAAAGGGAAGATTTGGCTCCTGAAGTTCCTGCTCCTCCTGAAATCAAGCAG gatgaggaggaggaggagggtgaAGATAATGAGGAAGGGGGAGGTTTGAGTAAATCTGGGAAAGAGCTGAAGAAGCTACTTGGACGTTCTAGTGGTCTAAATGAATCTGATGCTGAGGATGATGACGATGATGAAGAg ATGGATGATGAGGTTGGCGTTCCTCTTGTGAGTGCTTCAAAGCAGAAGGATGCACTTAAGGAAGAACCTGCTGACAATAGCCCTTTAAAACCTGGAGCTACTACTTCAAAGTCTTCAAAagggaagagaaaaataaatgaggAAGCAAAAACATCTAATGGTGCACCACCAAAGAAGGTGAAAACAGAAAAT GAACCGAAATTATCTGTCAAAGATGAAAATGGGTCTGCAGTTAAAAGTAatgctcctccaaaaggtgtaCCGCCTGCACCATCATCAAAAGCAGGGTCTTCCACCACTGCTTCTGGACCTGTGAGCGAGGAAGAAATCAGGGCTGTTTTAATGCAAAACACTCCAGTGACAACACAGGATCTTGTTGCTAAATTTAAAGCAAGACTAAGATCACCAGAG GATAAAAAGGCTTTTGCTGATATCCTGAAGAGAATCTCCAAGATACAGAAGACTACCAGTGGCGCCAGTTATGTTATTTTGAGAGATAGGTAA